A single genomic interval of Noviherbaspirillum saxi harbors:
- a CDS encoding hemerythrin domain-containing protein: MMKSFTDRMSPSITNMIRMDHTSVLETFHQYEISSSPQLKKALVSTVCLALEIHAQLEEEIFYPAMRDLADDTSLVGKSLPEHNEIRRLIGQLHTMQPADPTYDQTFMELMRNVLHHVADEETTLLPDAERLLTDRLGELGMQMTKRRMQLMAPRVGEIASNTARSLPTSSMLVAAGAVLAGTYFAKRAMDHRHH; the protein is encoded by the coding sequence ATGATGAAATCGTTCACCGACAGGATGTCGCCAAGCATTACCAACATGATCCGCATGGACCATACCTCGGTACTGGAAACTTTCCATCAGTACGAAATCAGCAGCAGCCCGCAATTGAAGAAAGCCCTGGTCAGCACCGTCTGCCTCGCTTTGGAAATTCATGCGCAACTGGAAGAAGAAATCTTTTATCCGGCCATGCGCGATCTTGCCGACGACACATCGCTCGTCGGAAAAAGCCTTCCCGAGCATAACGAAATACGGCGCCTGATCGGACAGCTGCATACAATGCAGCCGGCCGACCCGACCTATGATCAGACCTTCATGGAATTGATGCGCAATGTACTGCACCATGTCGCCGATGAAGAAACCACGCTGCTGCCGGATGCCGAACGTCTGCTGACCGACCGGCTGGGCGAACTCGGCATGCAGATGACCAAACGGCGCATGCAATTGATGGCGCCGCGCGTCGGCGAAATCGCGTCCAATACCGCACGTTCGCTGCCGACCAGTTCCATGCTGGTCGCCGCCGGTGCCGTACTGGCCGGGACCTATTTCGCAAAGCGGGCGATGGACCATCGTCATCACTGA
- a CDS encoding LysE family transporter → MIGLFLSAFLLGLVFNAAPGAVFAETVRQGVRGGFRPAFEVQVGSLVGDATWAVLGLVGVGMLLQLEALRLPIGLAGAIYLLWLARDAWIAASREFSIVPSPRASSRPALRSGATLSLTNPQNLAFWAAIGSAMGAVGIQQPGYVDYTVFFSGFMMASVLWAFFCAAVIARLFRNASRTWVKLTYKLCAVAFLALALASLRDLTSQTHNDKALEKPAAVRSS, encoded by the coding sequence ATGATTGGTCTTTTTCTGTCGGCTTTCCTGCTGGGGCTTGTCTTTAACGCCGCACCCGGCGCGGTGTTTGCAGAAACGGTGCGTCAAGGCGTGCGGGGAGGTTTCCGGCCAGCGTTTGAGGTTCAGGTCGGATCGCTGGTAGGAGACGCTACCTGGGCTGTGCTGGGACTGGTCGGCGTTGGCATGCTGCTTCAGCTTGAGGCGTTGCGCTTGCCGATCGGTCTGGCCGGTGCAATCTATTTACTCTGGCTGGCAAGAGATGCCTGGATCGCGGCGAGCCGGGAATTTTCAATTGTGCCATCGCCGAGGGCCTCTTCACGTCCCGCGCTGCGCTCTGGGGCTACTCTATCCCTGACCAATCCGCAAAACCTCGCATTCTGGGCTGCCATCGGCAGCGCAATGGGTGCTGTCGGCATTCAACAGCCAGGCTATGTGGACTACACAGTATTCTTTTCCGGATTCATGATGGCGTCAGTGCTGTGGGCATTTTTTTGCGCTGCGGTCATTGCGCGCCTGTTTCGGAATGCATCCCGCACATGGGTCAAGCTCACCTACAAGCTGTGCGCGGTCGCTTTTCTTGCGCTTGCCCTTGCTTCGTTACGCGATTTGACTTCGCAGACACACAACGACAAGGCGCTTGAAAAGCCTGCCGCCGTTCGATCTTCTTGA
- a CDS encoding penicillin-binding protein 1A, which translates to MPLSGRLLQVGAVLFAAFILVCLLVFGYVTLFVTPNLPSLDALIDYRPKIPLRVYTADEVLIGEFGEERRDFIPIAQMPDVMKKALLSIEDDRFYEHGGVDYIGVIRAGLANLRSSRAQGASTITMQVARTFFLSRQKTYGRKIHEIVLAYEIERHLTKDQILELYMNQIYLGERAYGFGSAARVYFGKAVKDLTIAEAAMLAGLPKAPAGANPIVNPTRAGQRQQYILKRMRELGYITPEQYARASQEKLVVRSDRRRYSTHAEHAAEAVRQYMYAQYKDDIYTHGYSVYTTLNSADQNAAYNAVRRGVMDYERRHGYRGPEAFIDLPADEDERQQAVSEALLKYPDSDELQSAVVTSASAKLVRADLLSGDDIEISGEGLRFASSALTSKGQNRIRRGAVIRVIRDAKKKWAITQMPEVSAAFVSLDAQDGSLRAMVGGFDFAFNQFDHVNQAWRQPGSTIKPFIYSAALEKGFSPGTLVNDVPLIINASETGGQSWEPQNDNGQYDGPVTMRTGLKRSKNLVSIRILQSITPGFAQQYLTRFGFDQDKHPANLTMTLGTGSVTPMQMARGYAVFANGGYQVTPFLIQKIVDNRGNVLTESNPVKAGDEANRVLDGRNAFIMDTMMRDVINGGTAFAASQKIGRRDLAGKTGTTNDAMDGWFAGYGGNTVGVAWMGYDKPRSLGGREFGGTVALPIWIDYMRTALKGKAPFERGLPDGIAQVEGDWMYKEYVNGNGVSAVGVEDTRGFWERLFGNRPAGPAPSPSTAPVQKPSTPLDDNMYRGGN; encoded by the coding sequence ATGCCGCTGTCCGGCCGGTTGCTGCAGGTCGGCGCAGTCCTGTTTGCGGCCTTCATCCTGGTCTGCCTGCTTGTTTTCGGTTACGTGACGCTGTTCGTTACGCCCAACCTTCCGTCGCTTGACGCGTTGATCGATTACCGTCCCAAGATTCCGCTGCGTGTTTATACCGCCGATGAAGTGCTGATCGGAGAATTTGGCGAGGAAAGGCGTGATTTCATTCCGATCGCCCAAATGCCGGACGTGATGAAAAAGGCATTGCTGTCGATCGAGGACGACCGTTTTTATGAACATGGCGGTGTCGACTATATCGGCGTCATTCGCGCGGGCCTGGCCAATCTTCGTTCAAGCCGGGCACAAGGCGCCTCGACCATCACGATGCAGGTAGCACGGACGTTTTTCTTGTCGCGCCAGAAAACCTACGGCCGCAAGATCCATGAAATCGTGCTCGCCTACGAAATCGAGCGGCATCTGACGAAAGACCAGATCCTCGAGCTCTACATGAACCAGATTTATTTGGGTGAGCGGGCTTATGGTTTCGGCAGCGCTGCGCGCGTGTATTTCGGCAAGGCAGTCAAGGACCTGACGATTGCCGAAGCCGCAATGCTGGCCGGCCTGCCGAAGGCGCCCGCCGGCGCCAATCCCATCGTCAATCCGACCCGTGCCGGCCAACGCCAGCAATACATCCTCAAGCGCATGCGTGAACTCGGCTATATCACGCCCGAGCAATATGCGCGCGCATCGCAGGAGAAACTGGTGGTGCGCAGCGACCGCCGCCGCTACAGCACCCATGCCGAACATGCCGCCGAAGCCGTGCGCCAGTACATGTATGCGCAATACAAGGACGACATCTATACGCATGGCTACAGCGTCTACACCACGCTGAACAGCGCGGACCAGAATGCGGCCTACAATGCCGTGCGCCGGGGCGTGATGGATTACGAGCGTCGGCATGGCTATCGCGGCCCGGAAGCTTTCATCGATCTGCCGGCGGATGAAGACGAGCGGCAGCAAGCCGTGTCGGAAGCATTGCTCAAGTACCCGGACAGCGACGAACTGCAATCCGCGGTGGTGACCTCGGCATCGGCCAAGCTCGTGCGTGCGGATCTGCTGTCCGGCGACGATATCGAAATCTCCGGCGAAGGCCTGCGCTTTGCCTCCTCCGCGCTGACCAGCAAGGGACAGAACCGGATTCGCCGGGGCGCCGTGATCAGGGTAATCCGCGACGCCAAAAAGAAATGGGCAATTACGCAAATGCCGGAGGTGTCGGCCGCATTCGTCTCGCTCGACGCCCAGGATGGCTCGCTGCGCGCGATGGTGGGCGGCTTCGACTTCGCCTTCAACCAGTTCGACCATGTCAATCAGGCCTGGCGGCAGCCCGGTTCCACCATCAAGCCTTTCATCTATTCGGCCGCGCTGGAAAAAGGCTTCTCGCCGGGTACGCTGGTCAACGATGTCCCGCTCATCATCAATGCTTCCGAAACCGGTGGACAGTCGTGGGAGCCGCAGAACGACAACGGCCAGTACGATGGGCCGGTCACCATGCGTACCGGGCTGAAGCGATCCAAGAACCTGGTGTCGATCCGCATCCTGCAATCGATCACGCCGGGCTTTGCACAGCAATACCTGACCCGTTTCGGCTTCGATCAGGACAAGCATCCGGCCAATCTCACCATGACGCTTGGCACCGGGTCCGTCACACCCATGCAAATGGCAAGGGGGTATGCGGTATTTGCCAATGGCGGTTATCAAGTGACGCCTTTCCTGATCCAGAAGATCGTCGATAACCGCGGCAATGTGCTGACCGAATCCAACCCGGTCAAGGCCGGCGACGAGGCAAACCGCGTACTCGATGGCCGCAATGCCTTCATCATGGATACGATGATGCGCGATGTGATCAATGGCGGCACCGCCTTTGCAGCCAGCCAGAAAATCGGTCGGCGCGACCTTGCGGGCAAGACCGGTACGACCAACGACGCCATGGACGGCTGGTTCGCCGGATATGGCGGCAACACGGTCGGCGTCGCATGGATGGGTTACGACAAGCCGCGCTCGCTCGGCGGCAGGGAGTTCGGCGGCACGGTGGCATTGCCGATCTGGATCGACTACATGCGCACTGCATTGAAAGGCAAGGCGCCATTCGAACGAGGCCTGCCGGATGGTATTGCGCAGGTGGAGGGCGACTGGATGTACAAGGAGTACGTCAACGGCAATGGCGTCTCGGCAGTGGGTGTCGAAGACACCCGCGGTTTCTGGGAGCGCCTGTTTGGCAACCGGCCCGCAGGGCCGGCGCCGTCGCCATCGACCGCACCGGTGCAAAAGCCGAGCACCCCGCTGGATGACAATATGTACAGAGGAGGAAACTAG
- a CDS encoding nucleoside recognition domain-containing protein: protein MLNGLWLGFFVIAAFSASARWLLGGESAVFAAMVESLFAMAKLSVEVMILLFGTLTLWMGFLRIAEKAGLVDILARLLSPLFRRLMPEVPDRHPALGLITLNFTANALGLDNAATPMGLKAMRALQELNPNSGTASNAQVLFLVLNASSLTLLPVSIFMYRAQQGASDPTLVFLPILLATTASTLAGFLSVAFVQRIKLHDPVVLAWLCGAGLALSAAIATLAGMSAVALAALSSLLGNLVLFSLIVVFVVFGALRKVPVYESFVEGAKEGFDVARNLLPYLVAMLCAVGVLRASGALDMLLEGLRYLIQVAGWDTRFVDALPTALVKPFSGSAARAMLIELMKTSGVDSFPALVAATVQGSTETTFYVLAVYFGAVGIQRARHAVTCALLADVAGVMASIGVCYWFFG, encoded by the coding sequence ATGCTCAACGGGTTGTGGCTGGGCTTTTTTGTCATCGCGGCATTCAGCGCATCGGCGCGCTGGTTGCTGGGTGGAGAATCGGCTGTTTTTGCGGCAATGGTAGAAAGCCTGTTTGCCATGGCCAAATTGTCGGTCGAGGTAATGATTCTGCTGTTCGGGACGCTGACGCTATGGATGGGATTTCTTCGAATTGCAGAAAAGGCAGGACTGGTCGATATACTGGCGCGTTTGCTCTCGCCACTGTTCCGACGTCTGATGCCGGAAGTCCCAGACCGTCATCCGGCTCTTGGCTTGATCACGCTCAACTTTACCGCCAATGCCCTGGGACTCGACAATGCCGCAACGCCGATGGGTTTGAAAGCGATGCGAGCTTTGCAAGAGCTGAACCCGAATTCCGGCACGGCAAGCAATGCCCAGGTACTGTTCCTAGTGTTGAATGCGTCTTCATTGACCCTGCTTCCGGTGTCAATCTTCATGTACCGGGCACAACAGGGTGCCAGCGATCCAACCTTGGTCTTTCTTCCCATTTTGCTGGCAACTACGGCGTCCACGCTTGCCGGATTCCTTTCGGTAGCCTTCGTGCAGCGTATCAAATTGCATGACCCGGTTGTGCTTGCCTGGCTGTGCGGTGCCGGACTGGCGCTGTCGGCCGCAATAGCCACGCTTGCAGGAATGTCAGCAGTTGCCTTGGCCGCCCTGTCTTCGCTCCTTGGCAATCTGGTCTTGTTCAGCCTAATTGTGGTCTTTGTGGTGTTCGGCGCGCTGCGCAAGGTGCCGGTATATGAAAGCTTCGTCGAAGGTGCCAAGGAAGGCTTCGACGTGGCCCGTAACCTGCTGCCCTATCTGGTCGCGATGTTATGCGCAGTCGGCGTGCTGCGTGCCTCAGGCGCGCTGGATATGTTACTGGAGGGATTACGCTACCTGATCCAGGTTGCCGGCTGGGATACGCGCTTTGTCGACGCGCTGCCGACCGCCCTGGTCAAGCCGTTTTCAGGTAGTGCCGCACGCGCGATGCTGATCGAATTGATGAAGACCAGCGGCGTGGACAGCTTTCCCGCTCTGGTTGCAGCCACGGTGCAAGGCAGTACCGAAACGACTTTTTACGTGCTCGCCGTGTATTTCGGCGCAGTTGGCATCCAGCGAGCCCGTCATGCGGTTACTTGCGCACTGTTGGCGGACGTCGCGGGCGTCATGGCGTCGATCGGCGTGTGCTACTGGTTCTTTGGATGA
- a CDS encoding CBS domain-containing protein, with translation MKPHPFRDRRDAGRQLAAALAFLRSSRPVVLALPRGGVPVAYEVAIALDAPLDLLLARKIPAPGFSEFGIGAVVDGDPPIRVLNRAAVERLQPSTEYLEAEVQRQLAEIARRRLAYCGERAPISVIGRNVILVDDGAATGGTMKAALRALAGMRTGKLVFALPVAPSDTLSSLQAEADEGICLVVPPGFRAVSQYYDDFAQTGDDEVTALLAAAASRELVGVAAMENVMKTLAQAMTHDVSIVGPHDNVQRAALIMSDWDVGVLPVCDGQRLIGMITERDIALQTAAGRTAEEIRVADVMTDEVEWCFEDQDTAEVLQRMKELQLSRIPVLDRDMRLVGMVALKDLAPTEDVPAEPSAAGDEEGKEIVRLRRPQSDQADGWF, from the coding sequence GTGAAACCCCATCCTTTTCGTGACCGCCGTGATGCCGGACGTCAACTTGCCGCCGCTCTCGCCTTTCTCAGATCCAGCCGGCCGGTCGTACTCGCCTTGCCACGTGGCGGCGTACCGGTTGCCTATGAAGTGGCCATAGCGCTCGACGCACCGCTGGACTTGCTGCTGGCACGCAAGATTCCTGCGCCGGGTTTTTCAGAGTTCGGCATCGGGGCTGTAGTTGACGGCGATCCGCCGATCCGTGTTCTGAATCGCGCTGCGGTGGAACGTCTCCAACCCTCGACGGAATATCTGGAGGCCGAAGTGCAGCGTCAGCTGGCGGAAATTGCCAGGCGACGGCTGGCTTATTGCGGCGAACGAGCGCCGATATCGGTAATTGGCCGCAATGTGATACTGGTCGACGATGGCGCCGCGACCGGGGGCACGATGAAGGCGGCGTTGCGCGCATTGGCGGGCATGCGCACAGGCAAACTGGTATTTGCCTTGCCGGTCGCCCCCTCCGATACCCTATCCAGCCTGCAGGCTGAAGCCGATGAGGGCATCTGCCTGGTCGTGCCGCCAGGCTTTCGGGCGGTCAGTCAGTATTACGACGACTTTGCACAAACCGGCGATGACGAAGTGACGGCCCTGCTGGCCGCGGCCGCCAGTCGCGAACTCGTTGGTGTCGCCGCCATGGAGAACGTGATGAAAACCCTAGCGCAGGCCATGACGCATGACGTCAGTATCGTGGGGCCGCACGACAACGTGCAGCGCGCCGCATTGATCATGAGCGACTGGGATGTCGGCGTGCTGCCGGTATGCGACGGGCAACGCCTGATCGGCATGATTACCGAACGCGACATTGCACTGCAGACAGCCGCCGGCAGGACTGCTGAAGAAATCCGGGTCGCCGATGTCATGACCGATGAAGTGGAATGGTGTTTTGAAGACCAGGACACCGCCGAGGTCCTGCAGCGAATGAAAGAGCTGCAGCTGTCTCGCATTCCCGTACTTGACCGTGACATGCGGCTGGTCGGCATGGTGGCACTGAAGGATTTGGCACCGACTGAGGACGTGCCTGCCGAGCCATCTGCCGCGGGTGACGAAGAAGGCAAGGAAATCGTACGCCTGCGCCGGCCGCAATCGGACCAGGCCGATGGCTGGTTTTGA